A single genomic interval of Staphylococcus hyicus harbors:
- a CDS encoding phage lytic cycle repressor MrpR family protein has translation MSYYNNFYKLSFIDSVESDYERKIYKSLFNKSKRSEELFDKDLYNFTDSEIEAFLYSVNTSSRNTLITYVNVARKYVDFAIENGDRISNINLFKTFTYDTMHNYLQAYKSKYLSEVDFNINVDMLYNHCDRAIILSIYHGMGGFEYQEITNLTIDDVKEAKTSPSRVLGGQQYYYIKLREKVNGYNKERYLDIPKSLLIELEKTYYEDTYYLNNGDSNGKVKYSEFIEGKHIFRNINLKKNTSEEKIDKQIIYRRINKLKSITNDSLGSIKTVHNSGFIYNLYLLSKDGKLDFYDVLEVIKRFNLFVNEQSTSFTIKKELKKYEEALKNIYNVEVVNKP, from the coding sequence ATGAGTTATTATAACAATTTTTATAAACTATCATTTATTGACTCTGTTGAATCTGATTATGAAAGGAAAATTTATAAATCTCTTTTTAATAAGAGTAAAAGAAGTGAAGAGTTGTTTGATAAAGATTTATATAATTTTACTGATAGTGAAATTGAAGCGTTTCTTTATTCAGTAAACACATCAAGTAGAAATACTCTTATAACGTACGTTAATGTTGCTAGAAAGTATGTAGATTTTGCGATCGAGAATGGCGATAGAATCTCTAACATTAATTTATTTAAAACGTTCACTTATGATACAATGCATAATTATCTTCAAGCATATAAAAGTAAATACTTATCTGAAGTAGATTTTAATATAAATGTTGATATGCTATATAACCACTGTGATAGGGCAATTATATTGTCTATTTACCATGGAATGGGCGGGTTTGAATATCAAGAAATTACTAATTTAACAATTGATGATGTTAAAGAGGCTAAAACAAGTCCATCAAGAGTTTTAGGTGGGCAACAATATTACTACATTAAACTAAGAGAAAAAGTTAACGGTTATAATAAAGAAAGATATTTAGATATTCCTAAATCATTACTTATTGAGTTAGAGAAAACTTATTATGAAGATACGTACTATTTAAATAACGGAGATTCCAATGGTAAAGTTAAATATAGTGAATTTATTGAAGGGAAGCACATCTTTCGCAACATCAATTTAAAGAAAAACACTAGTGAAGAAAAAATTGATAAGCAGATTATATATAGAAGAATTAATAAGCTTAAAAGTATAACTAATGACAGTTTAGGAAGTATTAAAACAGTTCATAATTCAGGTTTTATTTACAATTTATATTTGCTGTCTAAAGATGGAAAATTAGACTTTTATGACGTATTAGAAGTTATTAAAAGATTTAACTTGTTTGTCAATGAGCAGTCAACATCGTTTACTATCAAGAAAGAGTTAAAAAAATATGAAGAAGCTTTAAAAAACATATATAACGTTGAGGTAGTAAACAAGCCCTAA
- a CDS encoding ATP-binding protein, producing MSLDIFNPSISAVPKGLEGKTILLYGQNSSGKTKQAARMSKPFYLGFEKGLNAISGIPFNYIRKWSDFKKLNKQFSGNNTDKARELYDTIIFDTVDIAAIYCQRYVANQHGAADIASGNGGFGLWQQYKDEFWGEIDKLTSVGYTVIFIGHQTRDNDTNQILPDGDKRSMGIVRDLADVVVYLNTNGVDEDGNVILSTGYVRETPEFFARSRFDLMPNKIDPFTAENLEKALEIGIKRQEEQGENVISYDDYVANTSSEELDFNELRDKLTELGKQYMEADRLEEFTELMSDTFGEGTKVSDLKEKQVESVSIIIDTLKDKL from the coding sequence ATGTCATTAGATATTTTTAATCCATCAATTTCAGCGGTACCAAAAGGTTTAGAGGGGAAAACAATTTTACTTTATGGCCAAAATTCATCGGGTAAAACCAAACAAGCAGCTCGCATGAGTAAACCTTTCTACTTAGGTTTTGAAAAAGGTTTAAATGCTATCTCGGGTATCCCTTTTAATTACATTAGAAAGTGGTCAGACTTTAAAAAGTTGAATAAACAATTTTCAGGTAACAACACTGATAAAGCTCGTGAGTTATATGACACTATCATTTTTGACACTGTTGATATTGCAGCTATTTATTGCCAACGGTATGTTGCAAATCAACATGGAGCTGCTGATATCGCATCAGGTAATGGAGGTTTTGGCTTATGGCAACAATATAAAGATGAATTCTGGGGAGAAATTGATAAATTAACATCAGTAGGATATACAGTTATCTTTATTGGACATCAAACAAGAGATAATGATACAAATCAAATTTTACCAGATGGTGATAAGCGTTCTATGGGCATTGTACGTGATCTTGCTGACGTAGTAGTTTATCTAAATACTAACGGTGTAGACGAAGACGGAAATGTTATCTTATCAACAGGTTATGTTCGTGAAACGCCTGAATTCTTTGCACGATCACGTTTCGATTTAATGCCAAATAAGATTGATCCATTTACAGCTGAAAATTTAGAAAAAGCTCTTGAGATTGGTATCAAGCGTCAAGAAGAGCAGGGTGAAAATGTTATTTCTTATGATGATTATGTCGCTAACACTAGTTCAGAAGAATTAGATTTTAATGAGTTACGTGATAAATTAACTGAATTAGGTAAACAATATATGGAAGCGGATAGATTGGAAGAATTCACTGAATTGATGTCAGATACATTCGGTGAAGGAACTAAAGTAAGTGACCTTAAAGAAAAACAGGTTGAATCAGTTTCAATCATTATTGACACCTTAAAAGATAAATTATAA
- a CDS encoding DnaB-like helicase C-terminal domain-containing protein produces the protein MKKPTLIEESKIQLDKDDLYTSNESKFYYIIYSAINNLFIDGMREEITPPVIDEFLSHYDDVYKTFSQNDGVEFLYHISETLSNPESYHRHATRIRKFTLLRELDRLGFDIHDIYHTTSDEETNATMQARFENLTVDDIIEHYEKIVNEFANKFKIGYETEGGIAGENGLDLFASFKEAPQYGVTTCGKLQNSIFRGQLLGASMLRSASTNTFKSRTSLAEATDLAINKWFNWETNQWDNKGQSEKVLYITTEMEQEELEPTIWAYISGVKEEKIKDYDLSNDEVKVIEESIKHLNDCKSFHIEYVPKFDPTTINAIIKKYVVQYDVDYVFFDYIHLNFQIMMDIASKTRGMTTREDMILGIFAAGLAEMAKEYKFHLSTSTQVNGDATYSKKLDQNVLRGAKNMADKFTKALIMSRPTKEDEKVIETILGQIKGVNKKPNMIWHIYKNRHSKYKGKLYLHVDFDTMRMEDLFMTNDKDEILKVKPTELYIKHEDSEEDLSSLPF, from the coding sequence ATGAAAAAGCCTACTCTTATAGAAGAGAGTAAAATTCAGTTAGATAAAGATGATCTTTATACTAGTAATGAGAGTAAATTTTATTACATCATTTATTCGGCTATAAATAATTTGTTTATTGATGGTATGAGAGAAGAAATCACACCTCCAGTAATCGATGAATTTTTAAGCCATTATGATGATGTATATAAAACATTTAGTCAAAACGATGGTGTGGAATTTTTATACCATATATCAGAAACTTTAAGTAATCCTGAGTCCTATCACAGACATGCTACGAGAATTCGAAAGTTTACTTTATTACGTGAACTAGATAGATTAGGATTTGATATACATGATATCTATCATACTACAAGTGACGAAGAAACTAATGCAACAATGCAAGCCAGATTTGAAAATCTTACTGTTGATGACATCATAGAACACTATGAAAAAATAGTTAACGAATTTGCTAATAAATTTAAAATAGGATATGAGACTGAAGGTGGAATAGCGGGAGAGAATGGATTAGATTTATTTGCTAGTTTTAAAGAAGCGCCTCAGTATGGTGTAACAACGTGTGGAAAATTACAAAATAGTATCTTTAGAGGGCAACTATTAGGGGCATCTATGTTACGTTCAGCATCTACTAATACTTTTAAATCACGTACATCTTTAGCAGAAGCAACCGATTTAGCAATAAATAAATGGTTTAATTGGGAAACTAATCAATGGGATAATAAAGGGCAGTCAGAAAAAGTTTTATATATTACAACCGAGATGGAACAAGAAGAATTAGAACCTACCATTTGGGCATATATATCAGGGGTCAAAGAAGAAAAAATTAAGGATTATGATTTATCAAATGATGAAGTAAAGGTCATCGAAGAATCAATAAAACACCTCAATGATTGCAAAAGTTTTCATATTGAATATGTACCTAAGTTTGATCCTACTACTATTAACGCAATTATTAAAAAGTACGTAGTTCAATATGATGTAGATTATGTATTCTTCGATTATATACATTTAAACTTTCAAATCATGATGGATATAGCTAGTAAAACTAGAGGTATGACAACACGTGAAGATATGATTCTAGGTATCTTTGCAGCAGGTCTAGCAGAAATGGCCAAAGAATATAAATTCCACCTATCTACATCTACACAGGTTAACGGTGATGCTACTTATAGTAAAAAACTAGATCAAAACGTTTTACGGGGAGCCAAAAATATGGCGGATAAATTTACTAAAGCGTTAATAATGTCTAGACCTACTAAAGAAGATGAGAAGGTTATTGAAACCATTCTAGGACAAATAAAAGGCGTTAACAAAAAACCTAATATGATTTGGCACATATATAAAAATCGACATTCTAAATATAAAGGTAAGTTATATTTACATGTAGATTTTGACACAATGCGTATGGAAGATTTATTTATGACTAATGATAAAGATGAAATACTTAAAGTAAAACCTACAGAATTATACATAAAACATGAAGACAGTGAAGAAGATTTGAGTTCATTGCCATTTTAG
- a CDS encoding DHH family phosphoesterase, which produces MKVKNINNSEYSDVIKQVLSNRGIEKSDFKYYLEPSKDLMPNYKLLDNIYIGIDLLNRHVKNRSNIGIIVDSDFDGLTSTAIFYKFLINYCNVEQDLINLILPRRKSHGINMEDVTCVLSEGDLLIVPDAGSSDFEQHEELNSKSISCLVVDHHLAPQKDTPAIIINNQLSDSFPNKALTGSAMSYLFCKGYLNENNCDDPTDLQDLAAMGLIADRADFSQDLGAYFMMRSGLKSENINSKLLKKVVEKNGNLEENTDLNAKDIGFNVAPIFNSVFRMGKVEELEQVIHGICEFDYELYNKRKKMNQSIVEEAYLRAMSVKRRQKKQEDEIMEKIKAHIKDKGSDKYKILIVNSTGIVKDSGMNGLVAMKLVREYNRPVLMVTQVGDKFKGSARNLNNSPIEDLNRFLSDTGYFTCRGHANAFGVEFDSEYALNIQQELEAKLIDVDLDNVQYEVDFEWSNHIDIPTIHQLAEYKNMWCNGIDEPLIYLKDIYIKKEDFNFIGKTGNTLKLNIQGVDLIKFRISEDEKREIAMADSTSYINLIATASVNTYKGINTPQLMIEDFNLIPAKDRLDTHISLNELPF; this is translated from the coding sequence GTGAAAGTTAAGAACATTAATAACTCAGAATATAGTGATGTGATTAAACAAGTACTATCTAACAGAGGGATTGAGAAAAGTGATTTTAAGTATTATTTAGAACCAAGTAAAGATTTAATGCCTAATTATAAGTTGTTGGATAACATATATATAGGGATAGATTTACTAAATAGGCACGTTAAAAATAGATCTAATATAGGTATCATAGTCGACAGTGACTTTGATGGGTTGACTAGTACTGCTATCTTTTATAAGTTCTTAATTAATTATTGTAATGTTGAACAGGATTTAATTAATTTAATCTTACCTAGAAGAAAAAGTCATGGTATCAATATGGAAGATGTTACATGTGTTTTAAGTGAAGGAGATTTATTAATAGTACCAGATGCAGGATCTAGCGATTTTGAGCAACACGAAGAATTAAATAGTAAATCAATCAGTTGCTTAGTGGTCGACCATCACCTAGCTCCCCAAAAAGATACACCTGCTATAATTATAAATAATCAACTTTCTGACTCCTTCCCTAATAAAGCATTAACTGGTTCTGCTATGTCTTATCTATTTTGTAAAGGCTATCTAAATGAAAACAATTGTGATGACCCAACAGATTTACAAGATTTGGCCGCTATGGGATTGATTGCAGATAGGGCAGATTTCTCACAAGATTTAGGTGCATATTTTATGATGCGCTCAGGCCTAAAAAGTGAGAATATTAATAGTAAGCTGCTAAAAAAAGTTGTAGAAAAAAATGGCAACCTTGAAGAAAATACTGATTTAAATGCCAAAGACATTGGGTTTAATGTTGCTCCTATTTTTAATTCTGTTTTTCGAATGGGAAAGGTTGAAGAACTAGAACAAGTAATTCATGGAATCTGTGAGTTTGACTATGAATTGTATAACAAACGTAAGAAAATGAACCAAAGCATAGTCGAAGAGGCTTATTTAAGAGCAATGTCAGTTAAAAGAAGGCAGAAGAAGCAAGAAGATGAAATTATGGAGAAAATTAAAGCTCACATCAAAGATAAAGGTTCCGATAAATATAAAATACTTATAGTAAATTCTACTGGGATTGTTAAAGATAGTGGAATGAACGGACTAGTAGCAATGAAGTTAGTTCGCGAATATAATAGGCCTGTTTTAATGGTCACTCAAGTAGGGGATAAGTTTAAAGGATCGGCAAGAAACTTGAATAATTCCCCGATTGAAGACCTGAATCGTTTTTTGAGTGATACTGGATATTTCACATGCCGTGGCCATGCAAATGCTTTTGGTGTGGAGTTTGATTCGGAATACGCATTAAACATTCAACAAGAACTAGAAGCTAAACTAATAGATGTTGATTTAGACAATGTTCAATATGAAGTTGATTTTGAGTGGTCAAACCATATTGACATACCAACCATTCATCAACTAGCAGAATATAAAAATATGTGGTGCAATGGTATCGATGAACCGCTAATCTATTTAAAGGATATTTATATAAAGAAAGAAGATTTTAATTTTATAGGTAAAACTGGTAATACTTTAAAATTGAATATACAAGGCGTAGATTTAATTAAATTTAGAATTAGCGAAGATGAAAAACGTGAAATTGCCATGGCTGATTCAACGTCATATATTAATCTAATAGCTACTGCATCTGTAAATACATACAAGGGTATTAACACACCACAATTAATGATAGAAGATTTTAATTTAATACCAGCAAAAGACAGATTGGATACACATATTTCTTTAAATGAATTGCCGTTTTAA
- a CDS encoding YopX family protein → MIPKFRVWDRKLEIMYEANELIIQIKGSEILVAHDPTLHQFINYTLMQSTGVKDKNGVEVYQDDFVKDAQTNRYGIVCLGLEGFAIMWRHKEENIHHCLTEFEVVGNIYENTELLLEA, encoded by the coding sequence ATGATACCGAAATTTAGAGTATGGGATAGAAAACTAGAAATAATGTACGAGGCAAATGAATTAATCATTCAAATCAAGGGATCTGAAATCTTAGTGGCACATGATCCAACGTTACATCAATTTATTAATTATACTCTAATGCAATCAACGGGAGTTAAAGATAAAAACGGCGTTGAAGTTTATCAGGATGACTTTGTAAAGGACGCTCAAACAAATCGATATGGAATAGTATGTTTAGGTCTAGAAGGGTTTGCAATTATGTGGAGACATAAGGAAGAGAATATTCATCACTGTCTAACAGAATTTGAAGTAGTAGGTAATATATATGAAAATACAGAATTGCTTTTGGAGGCATAA
- the higA gene encoding type II toxin-antitoxin system antitoxin HigA: MSISVGDKVYNHETNESLEIVQLVGDIRDTHYELSDESVISIIDFITRPIYLIKEDE; encoded by the coding sequence ATGAGTATTAGTGTAGGAGATAAAGTATATAACCATGAAACAAACGAAAGTTTAGAAATTGTGCAATTGGTGGGAGATATTAGAGATACGCATTATGAGCTGTCTGATGAGTCAGTTATTAGCATTATAGATTTTATCACTAGACCAATTTATCTAATCAAGGAGGACGAGTGA
- a CDS encoding trypsin-like serine peptidase, whose protein sequence is MNKTLLKKTLVLLTLATVAPMSLQALETPIKNNIYASELSKEEHIEKWNSYNKQSPLGQSYFSKVNDTTQTPYQAVGSLFIKNKPMLATGFVVSQNKIITNYHVAREAKNNPENVKFRPGLTKNSEGKVELPFGEFEAETIDEAPFGAGIDIAIIKLKPNKDGKNIGEVVEPLKFGNAEAVGPHQVLRVVGYPNNTTQFSMYSQKIEVHSTKQGLKYFGYTEEGNSGSPILDDENNLVGIHAGRGGFDDGTEILVGHRFEKSLLKELKQKINN, encoded by the coding sequence ATGAATAAAACATTACTAAAAAAAACTTTAGTACTTTTAACACTTGCAACTGTTGCGCCTATGTCATTACAGGCATTAGAAACCCCTATTAAAAATAATATTTATGCTAGCGAATTATCAAAAGAAGAGCATATTGAGAAATGGAATAGTTATAATAAACAAAGTCCTTTAGGACAAAGTTATTTTTCAAAAGTGAACGATACTACTCAAACACCTTATCAAGCTGTAGGCTCCTTGTTTATTAAAAATAAGCCTATGTTAGCTACTGGTTTTGTAGTTTCACAAAACAAAATTATTACAAATTATCACGTCGCCAGAGAAGCTAAAAATAATCCAGAGAATGTTAAATTTAGACCTGGATTAACTAAAAACTCAGAGGGCAAAGTAGAATTGCCTTTTGGTGAATTTGAAGCAGAGACAATTGATGAAGCGCCTTTTGGAGCAGGAATCGATATAGCTATTATTAAATTAAAACCTAATAAAGATGGTAAAAACATTGGAGAAGTAGTTGAACCGCTTAAATTTGGAAATGCTGAAGCAGTAGGCCCGCATCAGGTTCTAAGAGTTGTAGGTTACCCTAATAACACAACTCAGTTTTCAATGTACAGTCAAAAAATTGAAGTACATTCAACGAAGCAAGGACTTAAATACTTCGGTTATACAGAGGAAGGTAACTCAGGATCTCCAATATTAGATGATGAAAATAACTTAGTTGGAATTCATGCAGGTAGAGGTGGATTTGATGATGGCACAGAAATCCTTGTTGGTCATCGCTTTGAAAAAAGTTTACTTAAAGAATTAAAACAAAAAATAAATAATTAA
- a CDS encoding trypsin-like serine peptidase has product MKKLLLTLSLASLVSLFPSDINAQPVEDNRVLDMDVFEGNSLYTSKFEGTSYCTAVLISPNTALTAKHCEGDNFKSGQIGTLYPARSGASTQAGSLPITTYNPYQGDYDIALLQGTNPSSDMQHYIKKGVKISKERDINNYKGKEVYTIGYPQDKGENYQYKTYGTVESVEGNKMIGTNIKTSPGQSGSGLFLKNTDELIGILHGDGRFTAIDSTIRDWISNKTNVEIN; this is encoded by the coding sequence ATGAAAAAATTGCTTTTAACTTTATCACTTGCTTCATTAGTATCCCTATTCCCTAGTGATATCAATGCTCAACCTGTAGAAGATAATAGAGTATTAGATATGGATGTATTTGAAGGAAATAGTTTGTATACTAGTAAGTTTGAAGGCACTAGCTATTGTACAGCGGTTTTAATTTCACCTAACACAGCTTTAACAGCTAAACATTGTGAAGGCGACAATTTCAAATCAGGTCAAATAGGAACATTATACCCTGCAAGATCAGGCGCCTCAACACAGGCTGGTAGTTTACCTATTACTACTTACAATCCTTATCAAGGCGATTATGATATAGCTTTATTACAAGGTACAAATCCATCAAGTGATATGCAACATTATATCAAAAAAGGAGTTAAAATTAGTAAAGAAAGAGATATTAATAATTATAAAGGTAAAGAGGTATATACTATAGGTTATCCTCAGGATAAAGGAGAAAATTACCAATATAAAACTTACGGTACGGTTGAATCTGTAGAAGGAAATAAAATGATTGGTACCAATATTAAGACTTCACCTGGTCAATCAGGTTCTGGACTATTTTTGAAAAATACTGATGAATTAATAGGTATTTTACATGGTGACGGAAGATTTACAGCTATCGACTCAACAATTCGTGACTGGATTTCTAATAAAACCAACGTTGAAATAAATTAA
- a CDS encoding trypsin-like serine peptidase, with product MFKKLIKVLIPLLLCTPIINMSITQANDDSNRFPILVDTIKDKRAKLTARYEPNNHTYCSAIIISPTLALTAKHCHLNKSSKEYSGTIYPGQSGMSTPYGHMNITNYIPNDANDIAILKGNEIDQSNDYKHYMKDAHIDLTPFSKEQIKSLKGKEVYTYGYPYNQGGLKQYKSTGIITNYNPVTDELETTLPAVEGQSGSGVFLKDNNQFIGILYGSYNTNQGLSGKVMTINERLYNWINTYKN from the coding sequence ATGTTTAAAAAACTTATTAAAGTACTTATCCCCTTGTTACTCTGTACTCCCATTATAAATATGTCAATAACTCAAGCTAACGACGATTCTAATAGATTCCCAATTCTCGTAGATACTATAAAAGATAAAAGAGCAAAATTAACTGCCAGATATGAACCTAACAACCATACCTATTGTTCGGCTATTATTATTTCTCCAACTTTAGCTTTAACAGCAAAACACTGTCATTTAAATAAGAGTAGTAAAGAATACTCTGGCACAATTTACCCAGGGCAATCAGGTATGAGTACACCTTATGGCCATATGAATATTACTAATTATATACCCAATGATGCTAACGATATTGCAATATTAAAAGGTAATGAAATAGATCAATCCAACGACTACAAACATTATATGAAAGATGCTCATATAGATTTAACACCCTTTTCTAAAGAGCAAATTAAATCATTAAAAGGTAAAGAAGTGTATACCTATGGATATCCTTATAATCAAGGTGGTCTTAAACAATACAAAAGCACAGGAATCATTACTAATTATAATCCAGTGACTGATGAATTAGAAACAACATTACCAGCTGTTGAAGGGCAATCAGGATCAGGAGTATTTTTAAAAGATAATAATCAATTTATCGGAATATTATATGGCAGCTATAATACAAATCAAGGTTTATCAGGAAAAGTTATGACAATTAATGAGAGACTTTATAATTGGATAAATACTTATAAAAATTAA
- a CDS encoding ADP-ribosyltransferase, whose amino-acid sequence MKTSYFSKILLTSSIVLTSIGLVEQSIPLSSNVVFASETKEFTNLNEATEWGNKLIKEANYSSSDKTAIYEYTKNSSVLNEPLRNSNGLIDNLSPTLQDKIRKLDSVINKTSTPEQIIVHRLLNLDYLTSIDGFTDEDFHNLQNTNDGKYDKQIVNKLHNMMNSKIYRENGYSSTQLVKGAALAGRPIELKIELPKGTKAAYIDSKDLTAYPGQQELLLPRGTEYAINKVYLSDDEKRIIIEAIAFKK is encoded by the coding sequence ATGAAAACTTCTTATTTTAGTAAAATTTTATTAACTTCTTCAATCGTTTTAACTAGCATAGGTTTAGTAGAACAATCCATACCTCTAAGTAGCAATGTTGTATTTGCCTCGGAAACTAAAGAATTCACCAATTTGAATGAAGCGACAGAATGGGGAAACAAATTAATTAAAGAAGCTAATTATAGTTCTAGTGATAAAACGGCAATTTATGAATACACTAAGAACAGTAGTGTTCTGAACGAACCGCTTCGTAATAGCAATGGTTTAATAGACAACTTATCCCCAACCCTCCAAGACAAAATTCGTAAACTAGATAGCGTTATTAATAAGACTAGTACACCTGAGCAAATTATAGTTCATAGACTCCTTAATTTAGACTATTTAACAAGCATAGATGGTTTTACTGATGAAGATTTCCATAACTTACAAAACACTAATGATGGCAAGTACGATAAACAAATTGTAAACAAATTACACAATATGATGAACAGTAAAATTTATAGAGAAAATGGATATTCAAGTACCCAACTAGTTAAAGGCGCCGCCTTAGCAGGAAGACCTATTGAATTAAAAATAGAACTACCTAAGGGTACTAAAGCTGCTTATATAGATTCTAAAGATTTAACAGCATACCCTGGCCAACAAGAGTTACTTCTTCCTAGAGGCACAGAATATGCTATAAACAAAGTTTATTTATCAGATGATGAGAAAAGAATTATTATTGAAGCAATTGCTTTTAAAAAATAA
- a CDS encoding Y-family DNA polymerase: protein MYDYFQCQQRDILCVDLKSFFASVSCILKNLDPLKTKLAVVADTKRQGSIVLAATPELKKLGIKTGSRLFEIPQRRDIYITNPKMITYMKVSNKISEVALKYVPYEDFHQYSIDEFFMDITESYHLFANTPKEFAKLLQYEIYQNTGIKSTIGIGSNMFLAKVSMDIEAKETHDAIAEWRYEDVPNKLWEIDKLTEMWGINKRTAAKLNKRGIFTVGQLALYPYEYLKRDFGIIGVELHLHANGIDESLIRKPHKIKNKGLGKSQILMRDYKLQELKTVLSEQVEDVYYRTRKKGVYPTTISVNVGYADGGGIRKQFTEKNGYKSTTVIIEKLLDHISERLEEERLYRTIGVSFNNFKSSSIQQLELFKGEKEYKSEMIDYALDKVKAKYGKEIVMRATSLTKSGTLLERKGLVAGHKE, encoded by the coding sequence ATGTATGATTATTTTCAATGTCAGCAAAGGGATATTTTATGTGTTGATTTAAAAAGTTTTTTTGCCAGTGTTTCTTGTATTCTCAAAAATTTAGATCCTTTAAAAACAAAGTTAGCAGTTGTTGCTGATACAAAAAGGCAGGGTTCTATTGTCTTAGCAGCCACACCTGAATTGAAAAAGTTAGGCATTAAGACAGGGTCTCGTCTGTTTGAAATCCCTCAACGAAGAGACATTTATATTACAAATCCGAAGATGATAACTTATATGAAAGTATCAAATAAAATATCAGAAGTGGCATTAAAATATGTTCCATATGAGGATTTTCATCAATATAGCATCGATGAATTCTTTATGGATATAACTGAGTCATATCATTTGTTTGCTAATACTCCAAAAGAATTTGCCAAATTATTACAATATGAAATTTATCAAAATACAGGTATAAAAAGTACTATAGGTATAGGGTCAAATATGTTTTTAGCAAAGGTCTCAATGGATATTGAGGCAAAGGAGACCCATGATGCCATTGCTGAATGGCGTTATGAGGATGTTCCAAACAAACTATGGGAAATAGATAAACTTACAGAGATGTGGGGTATCAATAAACGTACAGCTGCTAAGTTAAATAAAAGAGGTATTTTCACGGTAGGACAATTGGCACTGTATCCTTATGAGTATTTAAAAAGGGACTTTGGAATAATAGGAGTTGAACTGCATTTACATGCAAATGGAATAGATGAAAGTTTAATTAGAAAACCTCATAAGATAAAAAATAAAGGACTCGGAAAGAGTCAAATACTAATGCGAGATTATAAATTACAAGAATTAAAGACGGTTTTAAGTGAACAAGTAGAGGATGTCTATTATCGAACTAGAAAAAAAGGAGTTTATCCAACAACAATTTCTGTCAATGTAGGATACGCAGACGGTGGTGGTATTAGAAAACAATTTACAGAAAAGAATGGATATAAATCCACCACTGTTATAATTGAAAAATTGTTGGATCATATAAGTGAAAGATTAGAGGAAGAAAGATTATATAGAACGATAGGTGTCAGTTTTAACAATTTCAAAAGCTCCTCAATACAACAACTTGAATTATTTAAAGGTGAAAAAGAATATAAATCAGAGATGATTGATTATGCCCTTGATAAAGTTAAAGCTAAATACGGTAAAGAGATAGTTATGAGAGCAACCAGTTTAACCAAAAGTGGAACGCTTTTAGAACGTAAAGGATTAGTAGCAGGGCATAAGGAGTGA